In Trichoderma breve strain T069 chromosome 4, whole genome shotgun sequence, the following proteins share a genomic window:
- a CDS encoding cupin domain-containing protein: protein MSANNINLDPTPLSNLRISKHQIPAHDLIPNSSLQSKPLIIYHSAFSPAQASPDQIESHLLRIGVVTPQWRYTMYNTTHFHSTTHEVLCVTAGRAKLCFGGECNPGRVEPVVKRGDVIIVPAGVSHRLLEDKDRDPFLMVGSYPNGNNWDMCYGKHGEESMINNIKNLPWFSKDPIYGDEGPVLDA from the coding sequence ATGAGtgccaacaacatcaacctcgaTCCAACTCCCCTCTCCAACCTCCGAATCTCCAAACACCAAATCCCAGCCCACGACCTCATCCCCAACTCATCTCTCCAGTCAAAGCCCCTCATCATCTACCACTCCGCATTCTCCCCTGCACAAGCCTCGCCAGATCAGATCGAATCCCATCTCCTCAGAATCGGCGTCGTCACCCCTCAATGGCGCTACACCATGTATAACACCACGCACTTCCACAGTACGACTCACGAGGTCTTATGCGTCACAGCCGGTCGTGCCAAGCTGTGTTTTGGAGGCGAGTGCAATCCCGGGCGCGTTGAGCCGGTGGTCAAGAGGGGAGACGTCATCATCGTTCCAGCTGGGGTCAGCCATCGTCTACTAGAAGACAAAGATCGCGATCCGTTCCTCATGGTCGGAAGCTATCCTAATGGCAACAACTGGGACATGTGTTACGGTAAACATGGTGAGGAGTCAATGATCAACAATATCAAGAATTTGCCGTGGTTTAGTAAAGACCCCATCTACGGTGATGAGGGTCCTGTACTAGACGCATGA
- a CDS encoding major facilitator superfamily domain-containing protein, producing the protein MTTEYRVSLSYPNPSLGQMVAGSQASNSMNDEASRAKIGYGSSSQVTGLHQAALVITLLVGLLISTLDTTIVSTSLVTISNDLGDFVNAPWIVLAYLLTYMGFAVCISKMSDIYGRKNILVLSWVIFSGFSLGCANSKHMTALIVCRAFQGIGASGLYSLTQIALVEVGPVHRPSLIGAMIGATLAIAFVLGPLLGGLISRLSDWRWLFNLNIPFGLVAILAITSFWPLEDVSHLLSWEAFASIDFIGSATLLCSSSLLVFAIQQAGSQTFAWSSPVIISALVISGVSWAAFIYWEVVLDSKRHRHIEPIFPIRLMLHRVYASSLLLTLLTGFPYISLTVIIPERFQIVHGEDALMAGIHLFPLLGACAVGSFLGGAISSKQNNTSYTLIGSSCLQLLGLGLMTTRSGANSAEPSQYAYQAIFGLGVGLCFSATTIVTSISTAESSEKATAQGAVAQARVLGGSIGLSICTVIFNIHVNRYLEGHLTEGQLESLHRSPLSGLQLPVDQRDLVKTVYAGAYSEEIKILACICSVMVIAALFTLERHPTPLRIVSSRSKEDQFSRRGSESETEMTDLHNTHQIV; encoded by the exons ATGACAACAGAGTATCGTGTGTCACTCTCGTACCCAAATCCATCCTTGGGACAGATGGTGGCAGGATCACAGGCCTCCAATTCCATGAACGACGAGGCTTCACGCGCAAAAATTGGCTATGGAAGCTCGTCGCAAGTGACGGGTTTGCATCAGGCGGCCCTCGTTATAAC GCTCCTCGTTGGACTTTTGATCTCGACCCTCGATACGACGATTGTGTCGACGTCGTTGGTAACAATATCGAACGACTTGGGCGACTTTGTCAATGCACCGTGGATTGTGTTGGCATATCTGCTGACCTATATGG GGTTCGCCGTCTGCATTTCAAAAATGAGCGACATATATGGGCGGAAGAACATTTTAGTTCTTTCTTGGGTCATCTTTTCTGGATTTTCCTTGGGCTGTGCCAATTCAAAACACATGACTGCACT TATCGTATGTCGTGCTTTTCAAGGCATAGGAGCATCTGGGTTGTACAGTTTGACCCAGATAGCACTTGTTGAAGTCGGCCCTGTACACCGGCCCAGCCTGATCGGAGCTATGATCGGAGCAACACTTGCCATAGCCTTCGTTCTTGGTCCTCTTCTTGGAGGCCTAATATCGAGACTCTCTGATTGGAGATGGCTTTTCAACCTCAA TATTCCCTTTGGACTAGTTGCCATTCTTGCTATTACGAGCTTCTGGCCCCTGGAAGACGTCTCTCACCTACTTTCTTGGGAGGCCTTCGCGAGTATAGACTTCATCGGTAGCGCTACTCTACTTTGTAGCTCATCACTGCTCGTTTTTGCTATTCAGCAGGCCGGTTCCCAGACTTTTGCTTGGTCCAGTCCGGTTATCATATCAGCCCTTGTTATATCGGGGGTAAGCTGGGCCGCATTTATTTATTGGGAGGTGGTCCTTGATTCGAAAAGGCATCGCCATATTGAGCCAATATTTCCAATCCGTTTGATGTTGCACAGGGTCTATGCGTCAAGCCTCTT ACTCACTCTTCTTACGGGATTTCCGTATATTTCCTTGACAGTTATTATTCCGGAGCGGTTTCAAATCGTGCATGGTGAGGATGCTCTCATGGCTGGTATTCACCTCTTTCCACTTCTTGGCGCCTGTGCAGTCGGATCATTCTTGGGTGGCGCAATATCCAGCAAACAGAACAACACATCGTATACGCTCATTGGATCATCCTGCCTCCAACTCTTGGGACTGGGACTGATGACGACTCGATCGGGAGCAAATAGTGCGGAGCCGTCTCAGTATGCCTACCAAGCAATATTTGGACTGGGGGTCGGTCTCTGTTTTTCGGCAACGACAATTGTGACGAGCATTTCCACAGCTGAGTCGAGTGAGAAAGCTACAGCACAAGGGGCTGTTGCCCAGGCCCGAGTGTTAGGGGGCAGCATAGGCCTTTCAATCTGCACAGTCATATTTAACATTCACGTTAACCGATATCTAGAAGGTCACTTAACCGAAGGGCAACTCGAGAGCCTTCATCGATCTCCCCTGTCAGGGTTGCAACTTCCAGTCGACCAGCGAGATCTCGTTAAGACCGTCTATGCTGGAGCGTACTCTGAAGAGATTAAGATATTGGCTTGCATTTGCTCAGTCATGGTGATTGCTGCCCTTTTCACCCTAGAGAGGCATCCCACGCCATTGAGAATCGTGAGTTCAAGGTCCAAAGAAGATCAATTCTCGCGGCGCGGCAGTGAATCGGAGACAGAAATGACGGATCTTCACAACACCCACCAAATCGTCTGA